In the genome of bacterium, one region contains:
- a CDS encoding glycosyltransferase has protein sequence MKILEVIEGNGWCGTKEQTYLATRELSKYYDVNLGLAFSHSEMIERLENKVGLRFYEKGKGSKRRLQIGNYIRLYKIIKKGNYDVVIPNSSFSFNYIVFIYPFLAKKPKIIAMRRSSHIPSFISKNLKYRLADRIVVVSRKVFEALKSHNFFPERLVVIESGVELSRFKPCDEGKYEIRREFGIKDNEKVFINIANWPKAQDVLLKAFKDIDCKDCKLILVGHKTDSDEVKSLINDLGMKDRVLALGFRDDVEKLLSAANYFVLSSNLEGIGGALLQAMASGKVVLSTLAGGISEYLRDAENGFSVPCKDVEGMAKKMKKMLSLSGEEYKNLSLKARETAQKYSIENTIQKWRELIEELGIRD, from the coding sequence ATGAAAATATTAGAGGTTATAGAGGGAAATGGATGGTGTGGAACAAAGGAGCAGACATATCTTGCTACAAGGGAATTAAGCAAATATTATGATGTTAATCTTGGCCTTGCCTTTTCCCATTCAGAGATGATAGAGAGATTGGAAAATAAGGTAGGTTTAAGGTTTTACGAGAAAGGAAAGGGGAGCAAAAGAAGGCTACAAATAGGAAACTACATAAGGCTATATAAAATAATAAAAAAAGGCAATTATGATGTAGTAATTCCAAATTCCTCTTTCTCATTTAACTACATTGTATTTATCTATCCATTCCTTGCTAAAAAACCAAAGATAATAGCTATGAGAAGGTCATCCCATATTCCCTCTTTCATCTCAAAAAATCTCAAATACAGGCTCGCTGACAGGATTGTAGTTGTCTCAAGGAAGGTTTTTGAGGCATTAAAAAGCCATAATTTTTTCCCAGAAAGGCTTGTAGTTATAGAAAGTGGCGTAGAGCTTTCAAGATTTAAACCTTGTGATGAAGGAAAATATGAGATAAGGAGAGAGTTTGGCATAAAAGATAATGAAAAGGTTTTTATAAATATTGCCAATTGGCCAAAGGCTCAGGATGTGCTTCTTAAGGCATTTAAAGATATAGATTGCAAAGATTGTAAGCTTATTCTGGTTGGACACAAAACAGATTCTGATGAAGTAAAAAGCCTTATTAACGATTTGGGGATGAAGGATAGGGTTTTGGCGCTTGGGTTTCGTGATGATGTTGAAAAACTCCTCTCTGCAGCTAATTATTTTGTCCTCTCATCTAATTTGGAAGGGATAGGAGGTGCATTATTACAGGCTATGGCATCTGGAAAGGTTGTTTTATCCACCCTTGCAGGCGGTATTTCCGAATACCTACGCGATGCTGAAAATGGTTTTAGTGTCCCTTGTAAGGATGTAGAAGGCATGGCCAAAAAGATGAAAAAAATGTTATCATTGTCAGGGGAGGAATATAAAAATTTATCTTTAAAAGCCCGTGAAACAGCACAAAAATATTCAATAGAAAATACAATCCAAAAATGGAGAGAGCTTATTGAGGAATTAGGGATTAGAGATTAG
- a CDS encoding PIG-L deacetylase family protein has protein sequence MKRLITWQKLFRLYEVIQPYIKYSLPLEENLPSEKILVLAPHPDDEAIGCGGTIYKHTKRGGLAKIVYITSSSDTRTKEAKKSASVLNVRDFEFWGFSQRGLREEEDELNDRLYIEISSYKPEIIFLPFLIDNHPDHHALNASFQKCCQKGCFKGMVYSYPIWLPVYPNVLIDISDVWEIKKASIESYLSEINTRDYVGMAEGIARYWAIVKGRDIKYIETFFRASIKEYCKLWKRINPAK, from the coding sequence ATGAAAAGGCTTATTACCTGGCAGAAGCTATTTAGGTTGTATGAGGTTATTCAACCCTATATAAAATATTCCTTGCCATTAGAGGAAAACCTACCTTCCGAAAAAATCCTGGTTTTAGCACCCCATCCAGATGATGAGGCAATAGGCTGTGGTGGCACTATATACAAGCATACAAAAAGAGGAGGTCTTGCAAAGATTGTTTATATTACCTCTTCATCTGATACTCGCACAAAAGAGGCTAAAAAATCAGCAAGTGTGCTTAATGTTAGAGATTTTGAATTTTGGGGTTTTTCTCAAAGAGGCTTAAGGGAAGAAGAGGATGAGCTTAACGATAGATTGTATATAGAAATTTCTTCCTATAAACCAGAGATAATCTTTCTACCGTTTTTAATAGACAATCACCCCGACCATCATGCTTTAAATGCCTCCTTTCAAAAATGTTGCCAGAAGGGATGTTTCAAAGGGATGGTTTATAGCTATCCTATATGGCTTCCTGTTTATCCGAATGTTTTGATTGATATTAGCGATGTCTGGGAAATAAAAAAGGCTTCCATAGAAAGCTATTTAAGTGAGATAAATACAAGGGATTATGTAGGTATGGCAGAAGGCATTGCAAGGTATTGGGCTATTGTTAAAGGAAGGGATATAAAATATATTGAGACATTTTTTAGGGCAAGCATTAAGGAATATTGTAAGTTATGGAAAAGGATAAATCCAGCAAAATAA